A single region of the Phycisphaerae bacterium RAS1 genome encodes:
- the cpdA gene encoding 3',5'-cyclic adenosine monophosphate phosphodiesterase CpdA, whose amino-acid sequence MKAPSLSRREFVHSASALAAVLALPGVARAHDEHEGKPAAATRKRALRIAHLTDMHVQPERKGDQGFTACLRHLRAQKDPADLILFGGDTVFDSFDENESRTRMLWELWQKLLKDECGTEHACCIGNHDIWGWNKSKSGTSGSEARYGKRWVLEIFGVEKPWRSFDKGGWHFIILDSTQPDGGDGYIAKLDDEQFEWLQGDLAATPATTPVLILSHIPILSAAAYMGNGAEKSGNWVVSGSVMHRDARRLKNLCRKHANVKLACSGHLHLVDRVDYLGVSYLCNGAVSGGWWKGANQECEPGYAMIDLFADGGFESQYVEYGWKAAADA is encoded by the coding sequence ATGAAAGCGCCGTCGCTCTCGCGCCGTGAGTTTGTCCACTCGGCTTCCGCCCTTGCCGCCGTTCTGGCGCTTCCGGGCGTGGCGCGGGCGCATGATGAGCACGAGGGCAAGCCCGCCGCCGCGACTCGCAAGCGGGCGCTGCGGATCGCGCACCTCACCGACATGCACGTGCAGCCGGAGCGGAAGGGCGATCAGGGCTTCACCGCGTGCCTGCGGCACTTGCGGGCGCAGAAGGATCCGGCCGACCTGATCCTGTTCGGCGGCGACACGGTGTTTGACTCGTTCGATGAGAACGAGTCGCGGACCCGGATGCTGTGGGAGCTGTGGCAGAAGCTTCTGAAGGACGAATGCGGCACGGAGCATGCCTGCTGCATCGGCAACCATGACATCTGGGGCTGGAACAAGTCCAAGAGCGGAACCAGCGGAAGCGAAGCGCGCTACGGCAAGCGGTGGGTGCTCGAAATCTTCGGCGTCGAGAAGCCCTGGCGCAGCTTCGACAAGGGCGGGTGGCACTTCATCATTCTCGACAGCACGCAGCCCGACGGCGGCGACGGCTACATCGCCAAGCTGGATGATGAGCAGTTCGAGTGGCTCCAGGGCGACCTGGCGGCCACGCCGGCGACGACGCCCGTGCTCATCCTGTCGCATATCCCGATCCTGAGCGCGGCGGCGTACATGGGAAACGGCGCCGAGAAGAGCGGCAACTGGGTGGTCTCGGGTTCGGTGATGCACCGCGACGCGCGGCGGCTGAAGAACCTTTGCCGCAAGCACGCGAACGTCAAGCTCGCGTGCAGCGGACACCTGCACCTGGTCGACCGCGTGGACTACCTCGGCGTGAGCTACCTGTGCAACGGGGCGGTTTCGGGCGGGTGGTGGAAAGGCGCCAACCAGGAATGCGAGCCGGGCTACGCGATGATCGATCTGTTCGCCGACGGGGGATTCGAGAGTCAGTACGTCGAGTACGGCTGGAAGGCGGCCGCGGACGCGTAG
- the ydaF_2 gene encoding putative ribosomal N-acetyltransferase YdaF, whose amino-acid sequence MFTNPIIPVTLAGRHVRLAPLTLEHAPGLLAAGRDEPIWTWLIREPLRSVDDARGYISDALEQQARGTQLAFVTLDAACGEVIGSTRYLNILPADRVLEIGWTWLSVARQRTAANTECKYLLLRHAFETLGALRVQLKTDLLNEKSQRAIERIGGLREGVLRRYQATRGGRQRDTVMYSILSEEWPAVKARLERLLVG is encoded by the coding sequence ATGTTCACGAACCCGATCATCCCGGTGACGCTCGCCGGACGCCATGTGCGGCTGGCGCCGCTGACGCTGGAGCACGCGCCCGGGCTGCTGGCCGCGGGGCGCGACGAGCCGATCTGGACCTGGCTGATTCGCGAGCCGCTGCGCAGCGTCGACGATGCGCGGGGGTATATCTCCGATGCGCTGGAGCAGCAGGCGCGCGGGACGCAGCTTGCGTTCGTCACGCTGGACGCGGCGTGCGGCGAAGTGATCGGCTCGACGCGCTACCTGAACATCTTGCCGGCCGACCGCGTGCTGGAGATCGGTTGGACGTGGCTGAGCGTTGCGCGGCAGCGCACCGCCGCCAATACGGAGTGCAAGTACCTGCTGCTGCGGCACGCGTTTGAGACGCTGGGTGCGCTGCGCGTGCAGCTTAAGACGGATCTTTTGAATGAGAAGTCGCAGCGGGCGATCGAGCGCATCGGCGGGTTGCGCGAGGGCGTCCTGCGGCGCTACCAGGCCACGCGCGGCGGACGGCAGCGGGACACGGTGATGTACAGCATCCTTTCAGAGGAATGGCCGGCGGTTAAGGCACGGCTGGAGAGGTTGCTGGTCGGGTGA
- the prkC_8 gene encoding Serine/threonine-protein kinase PrkC, giving the protein MSSSSEPPNRDDDLVTAAARQIETLRAADEARVEASRRAHAFAGYELLGERHRGGQGVVYEALQRATKRKVAIKVLYDGPEAGLTSRRRFEREVEILSQLRHPNIVTVHDSGETEGRFFYVMDLVQGVPLDRWFEARRAQRDAEGSWYKTSRATIEPTLTLFAKICDAVNAAHLRGVIHRDLKPGNVLIDGAGEPRVLDFGLAKFTVALPDDPSSMVTMTQTGQFIGSLPWSSPEQASGAASDTDTRTDVYALGVLLYQAITGQYPYRVVGSISDVVHEICHTEPKSLQATLRDSVATARGAARLRLVDDELETIVAKCLSKDRERRYQTAGDLARDLRHYLSREPIEARRDSRWYILKKQLARHRIAVGVAAAFVVTVTAGLAVSLNFWRQASVQRDLALRNEQAARKRFDEVRKLARVFIFDMNDRIAPLAGATPVRQALVSTALKYLESLALDAGDDAELLSELADSYDRIGDVQGNPGAPNLNDSAGAMASYEKALALRRKLLEADPKNPERLRSLSKTQLNIGDMLNVVGRLQDGLAQYDASRALIQPLYDAAPGDPRLIRDLAIVLDRIANGHEQMGRFDAALDAVRASRELHRQFLKALPENKGRRTNLASADMHLGDILLNLGRPGEALECYRSAAGQLAALADEDPANTRRQRDVALAQERIGNAAFELGCYDDALPIYERRVETARQLLEADPTNAMLRFDLPICCSQLGILLLQLDRPAEALEWFLDSAAAAQEVAQANPGNRDARLSVAMRLFQVGDALAKLRRNETAEAVYRDVLAMYDELCEADPDNADAATYAARTCFNLGAVTQNRAELAPPEQAIELLRAARKWYVRCGETFEAMQKRGMGGTDGARAVTFVPETIAKCDEAIAECVRRAAAATQPASGS; this is encoded by the coding sequence ATGTCGAGTTCTTCCGAGCCGCCGAATCGCGATGACGACCTGGTGACCGCCGCCGCCCGGCAGATTGAGACGCTGCGCGCCGCCGACGAGGCGCGGGTTGAGGCGTCGCGCCGCGCGCATGCGTTCGCCGGGTACGAGCTGCTGGGCGAGCGGCATCGCGGCGGGCAAGGCGTGGTGTACGAAGCGCTGCAGCGGGCCACGAAGCGGAAGGTCGCCATCAAGGTCCTCTACGACGGGCCGGAGGCGGGGCTGACCAGCCGGCGGCGCTTCGAGCGCGAAGTCGAAATTCTCAGCCAGCTTCGCCATCCGAACATCGTCACGGTGCACGACAGCGGCGAGACGGAGGGGCGTTTCTTCTACGTGATGGACCTGGTCCAGGGAGTTCCGCTGGATCGCTGGTTCGAAGCCCGCCGGGCCCAGCGGGACGCCGAGGGGTCCTGGTACAAGACCAGCCGCGCGACGATCGAGCCGACGCTCACGCTGTTCGCGAAGATCTGCGACGCGGTCAACGCCGCCCACCTGCGCGGCGTCATTCATCGCGACCTCAAGCCGGGCAACGTCCTGATTGACGGCGCCGGCGAGCCGCGCGTGCTGGACTTCGGTCTGGCGAAATTCACGGTGGCGCTGCCGGATGATCCGTCGTCGATGGTCACGATGACGCAAACCGGGCAGTTCATCGGCTCGCTGCCCTGGTCCAGCCCGGAGCAGGCCTCCGGCGCCGCCAGCGACACGGATACGCGCACCGACGTTTACGCCCTCGGCGTGCTGCTCTACCAGGCGATCACCGGGCAATACCCCTATCGCGTCGTCGGAAGCATCAGCGACGTGGTGCACGAAATCTGCCACACGGAGCCGAAATCACTGCAAGCGACGCTGCGCGACAGCGTCGCGACGGCGCGCGGCGCGGCGCGGCTGCGGCTGGTGGATGACGAACTGGAGACGATCGTCGCCAAATGCCTGAGCAAGGACCGCGAGCGCCGTTACCAGACAGCCGGCGACCTGGCGCGCGACTTGCGGCATTACCTCAGCCGCGAGCCGATCGAAGCGCGGCGCGACAGCCGCTGGTACATCCTGAAGAAGCAGTTGGCGCGGCACCGGATCGCGGTCGGCGTGGCGGCGGCGTTCGTCGTGACGGTCACCGCCGGTCTGGCGGTTTCGCTCAACTTCTGGCGGCAGGCCAGCGTACAGCGCGACCTGGCGCTGAGGAATGAGCAGGCGGCCAGGAAGCGATTCGATGAAGTCCGCAAGCTGGCGCGCGTGTTCATCTTCGACATGAACGACCGCATCGCGCCGCTGGCGGGCGCGACGCCCGTGCGGCAGGCGCTGGTCTCCACCGCGCTCAAGTATCTCGAAAGCCTGGCCCTCGACGCCGGCGACGACGCGGAGCTGCTCTCCGAGCTGGCCGACAGCTACGACCGCATCGGCGACGTGCAGGGAAATCCCGGCGCACCCAATCTGAACGACTCCGCCGGCGCGATGGCGAGCTATGAAAAGGCGCTCGCCCTGAGACGCAAGCTTCTGGAGGCCGATCCGAAGAACCCGGAGCGGTTGCGAAGCCTGTCGAAGACGCAACTGAACATCGGCGACATGCTGAACGTCGTCGGCCGCCTCCAGGACGGGCTGGCGCAGTATGACGCCAGCCGGGCGCTCATCCAGCCGCTTTACGACGCGGCTCCCGGCGATCCGCGCCTGATCCGCGACCTGGCGATCGTGCTGGACCGGATCGCGAACGGGCACGAACAGATGGGGCGCTTCGACGCGGCCCTGGACGCCGTCCGCGCCAGCCGCGAGCTGCACCGACAGTTCCTGAAGGCCCTGCCCGAGAACAAGGGCCGGCGGACCAACCTGGCCAGCGCCGACATGCACCTGGGCGACATCCTGCTCAACCTGGGTCGACCCGGCGAGGCGCTCGAATGCTATCGCTCCGCGGCCGGGCAACTGGCGGCGCTGGCGGATGAGGACCCCGCCAATACGCGGCGGCAGCGCGACGTGGCCCTGGCGCAGGAGCGGATCGGCAACGCCGCGTTCGAGCTCGGCTGCTATGACGACGCGCTGCCGATTTACGAGCGCCGCGTGGAGACCGCCCGCCAGCTTCTGGAGGCCGATCCGACCAACGCGATGCTGCGATTCGACCTGCCGATCTGCTGCTCGCAGCTCGGGATTCTCCTGCTGCAACTGGATCGGCCGGCCGAGGCGCTCGAGTGGTTTCTGGACAGCGCCGCGGCGGCGCAGGAAGTCGCCCAGGCCAATCCCGGCAATCGCGACGCGCGCCTGAGCGTCGCGATGCGACTATTCCAGGTGGGCGACGCGCTGGCGAAGCTTCGGCGAAACGAGACGGCGGAAGCCGTGTATCGCGACGTGCTGGCGATGTACGACGAGCTATGCGAAGCCGATCCGGACAACGCCGACGCCGCCACCTACGCCGCGCGAACCTGCTTCAACCTCGGCGCCGTCACGCAGAACCGCGCCGAGCTGGCGCCGCCGGAGCAGGCGATCGAGCTGCTCCGCGCGGCGCGAAAGTGGTACGTGCGCTGCGGCGAGACGTTCGAGGCCATGCAGAAACGCGGAATGGGCGGGACGGACGGGGCCCGGGCCGTCACGTTCGTACCCGAGACGATCGCGAAATGCGACGAGGCGATCGCCGAGTGCGTCCGCCGCGCCGCCGCGGCGACTCAGCCCGCGAGCGGCTCGTAG